TCCTGGATCGGCGGTGACCGCGACGGAAACCCGAATGTCACCGCCGACGTGGTGCGGCGGGCCACCGGCAGTGCCGGATTCACCGCGTTGGCGCACTACTTGGCCGAACTGACGGCACTCGCGCAGGAATTGTCGATGTCGGCGAGGCTAATCACCGTTACCACCGACCTGGCCACGTTGGCCGATGCCTGCCCGGAGGGCGCTCGCCGCGACGAGCCATACCGGCGAGCGTTGCTGGTTGTTCGCGGTCGACTCACCGCAACCGCCGCCCAGATCCTGGACCAGCAACCGCAGCACGCACTTGACCTGGGCTTGCCGCCGTATGCCAGGCCGGCCGAACTGCGGGCCGACCTCGACACCATCGATGCGTCAATGCGCACACACGGCGCGGCGCTGTTGGCTGACGACCGTCTGGCCCGGCTGCGCGAAGCTGTGCACGTCTTCGGTTTCCATCTGTCCGGCCTGGATATGCGACAAAACTCCGACGTGCACGAGGAGGTAGTCAGCGAGTTGTTCGAGTGGGCGGGGGTGCACCCGAATTACCGCTCGTTGCCCGAAGACGAGCGGGTCAAGCTGCTGGCCGCCGAACTCAGCACCCGACGGCCCCTGGTCGGCGACCGCACTCGGCTCTCCGACCTGGCCCGCAGCGAGCTGGATGTCCTGGCGGCCGCGGCCTACGCGGTCGGAACGTATGGTCGCGCCGCGGTGCCCAACTACATCATCTCGATGTGCCAATCGGTGTCCGACGTATTGGAGGCCGCGATCCTGCTGAAAGAGGTCGGCCTGCTGGACGCCTCTGGAGCGGAACCATATTGTCCAGTCGGCATCTCCCCGCTGTTCGAGACGATCGACGATTTGCACAACGGCGCGACGATCCTGCAAGCGATGCTCGATCTGCCGCTCTACCGGGCGCTGGTTACGGCGCGAGGTGGATGCCAAGAGGTAATGCTCGGCTACTCCGACTCCAACAAAGACGGCGGGTACCTGGCCGCCAATTGGGCGGTCTATCGCGCCGAGCTGGCCCTGGTGGAAACGGCCCGCAAGACCGGAATCCGATTGCGGCTGTTCCATGGGCGCGGCGGTACCGTGGGCCGCGGCGGCGGGCCCAGCTACCAGGCCATCCTGGCGCAGCCACCGGGAGCGGTGAGTGGCTCGTTGCGGCTGACCGAGCAAGGCGAAGTGATCGCTGCCAAATACGCCGAACCGCAGCTGGCTCGACGCAATCTGGAGAGCCTGCTGGCGGCCACCCTGGAGTCGACATTGCTGGACGTGGAGGGCTTGGGTGACGCGGCGGCGCCCGCGTACGCGGTGCTCGACGAGGTGGCGGCCCTGGCGCAGCGCGCCTACGCCGAATTGGTACACGAGACAACGGGTTTCGTCGAGTACTTCAAGGCGTCCACTCCGGTCAGTGAGATCGGGTCGCTGAATATCGGCAGTCGGCCGACGTCACGCAAACCCACTGCATCGATCGCCGACCTGCGCGCCATCCCGTGGGTGCTTGCGTGGAGCCAATCGCGGGTGATGCTGCCCGGGTGGTACGGCACCGGCTCGGCGTTCGAGCAGTGGATCGCGGCGGGTCCGGAGAGCGAGGCCGACCGGCTGGCCGTCCTGCACGACCTGTATCAGCGATGGCCGTTCTTCCGCAGCGTGCTGTCCAATATGGCGCAGGTGCTGGCCAAGAGCGATCTGGGTCTGGCGGCGCGCTACGCCGAGCTGGTGGCCGATGAATCATTGCGGAACCGGGTGTTCGGCATGATCATCGATGAGCACCAGCGAACGATCGCGACGTACAAGAAGATCACCGGCCAGGATGACTTGCTTGCCGACAACCCCGCGCTGGCGCGCTCGGTGTTCAACCGCTTCCCGTATCTGGAGCCGCTGAACCACTTGCAGGCGGAGCTGCTGCGCCGCTACCGCTCAGGCGAGGACGATGAATTGGTGCAGCGCGGCATCCTGCTGACGATGAATGGGCTAGCCAGCGCGCTGCGCAACAGCGGGTAGTTGGGTTGGACCGTTACCCGCCTACCGGGCTCAGCTAACTGCCAGATCACCTCACTAGACTGCGGCAATGACGCAGACCTTCACGTCGGCAACGCATTGGGGCGCGTTCACCGCGCGGGTGCGCGATGGGGACATCGCTGAGGTGACCGCACTCAGCGGCGACACCAATCCGGCTCCGCAGCTGCAGAACCTTCCCGGCGCGGTGCGCCACCGCAGCCGTATCGCCAACCCCGCCGTGCGGCGCGGATGGTTGGAAAACGGCCCGGGGCCCAGTTCGGCGCGCGGTGCCGAGGAGTTCGTCGAGGTCAGCTGGGACGAATTGATCGACCTGCTGGCCGCCGAGCTGCGCCGGGTGGTCGACCGCTATGGCAACGAGGCGATTTACGGCAGCTCCTACGGCTGGGCCAGCGCCGGGCGGTTTCACCACGCGCAAAGTCAGGTGCACCGGTTCCTCAACATGCTCGGCGGCTACACCGCATCCCGGCACAGCTACAGCGCCGGCGCGTCGGAGGTGATCTTCCCGCACATCTTCGGTGCCGGCCTATTCGATGCCTGGGCCGACACCACCACCTGGGACGTCATCGTCGACCACACCGAGCTGTTGGTGGCGTTTGGCGGATTGCCATTGAAGAACAGCGCGGTGATGCCCGGCGGAGCCACCGACCATCCCGACCGCGACTTCGTCGGCCGATACCGAGCCCGCGGTGGTCGGTTGGTATCGGTCAGCCCGCTGCGCGACGACATCACCGCGATCGCCGGCCCGCTCGACGATGGCTGCCGTTGGATTGCGCCGGTGCCGGGCACCGATGTGGCGATCATGCTGAGCCTGGCGTACGTGCTGGCCACCGAGTCGCTGGTCGATCGCGCCTTCCTCGACACGTACTGCACCGGGTACGAGCGCTTCGAGCGCTATCTGCTGGGCAGTGATGACGGGGTGCCCAAAACACCCGAATGGGCCGCGGCGTTGTCCGGGCTTGACGCCGATGAGCTGCGCGATCTGGCCCGCGATATGGCCGGTGGTCGAACTCTGATCGTTACCAGCCTGTCGATGCAGCGGATCGAACACGGCGAGCAGACGGTATGGATGGGTGCGACGCTGGCGGCGATGCTTGGCCAGATCGGCCTCCCGGGCGGGGGTTACGGTCACGGCTACAGCACCAACGGCGTCGGCAATCTGCCGCTGGCGTGCAATCTGCCGGGACTGTCACAGGGCAGCAATCCGGTCTCGACATTCATTCCGGTCGCGGCGATTAGTGAGCTGCTGCACCGGCCACGCCAGCAGCTGGCCTACAACGGCCGATTGCTCGATCTGCCCGACATCAAGTGCGTCTACTGGGCCGGTGGAAATCCGTTCCACCACCACCAGAACCTGCCCCGGCTGCGCCGGGCGCTTGCCCGCGTCGACACGATCGTGGTGCACGAACAGTTTTGGACCGC
The nucleotide sequence above comes from Mycobacterium decipiens. Encoded proteins:
- a CDS encoding molybdopterin guanine dinucleotide-containing S/N-oxide reductase, giving the protein MTQTFTSATHWGAFTARVRDGDIAEVTALSGDTNPAPQLQNLPGAVRHRSRIANPAVRRGWLENGPGPSSARGAEEFVEVSWDELIDLLAAELRRVVDRYGNEAIYGSSYGWASAGRFHHAQSQVHRFLNMLGGYTASRHSYSAGASEVIFPHIFGAGLFDAWADTTTWDVIVDHTELLVAFGGLPLKNSAVMPGGATDHPDRDFVGRYRARGGRLVSVSPLRDDITAIAGPLDDGCRWIAPVPGTDVAIMLSLAYVLATESLVDRAFLDTYCTGYERFERYLLGSDDGVPKTPEWAAALSGLDADELRDLARDMAGGRTLIVTSLSMQRIEHGEQTVWMGATLAAMLGQIGLPGGGYGHGYSTNGVGNLPLACNLPGLSQGSNPVSTFIPVAAISELLHRPRQQLAYNGRLLDLPDIKCVYWAGGNPFHHHQNLPRLRRALARVDTIVVHEQFWTAMAKHADIVVPTTTSFERDDFAGSKTNPTLIAMPAMVSRYANARDDYDTFSALAHRLGFGERFTEGRSAREWLEHMYDKWAAELDFPVPPFGEFWRAGQLRLPTRTGVTMFADFRADPVAHPLGTPSGRIEIFSDTVDGFALPDCAGHATWYEPSEWLGGPRATSFPLHLIANQPRTRLHSQLDHGGASMASKILGREPIRIHPDDAAARGLSDGDIARVFNDRGACLAGVVIDDGLRPQVVQLSTGAWFDPADPSDPDSMCVHGNPNALSNDSGTSSLAHGSTGQHVLVQIEKFTGQLPPLRAHEPPVLVQGAGERR
- the ppc gene encoding phosphoenolpyruvate carboxylase; the protein is MGEVSDAALEPIGDVHRTRIGREATEPMRADIRLLGAILGDTVREQNGDEVFDLVERARVESFRVRRSEIDRAEMARMFEGIDIHQALPIIRAFSHFALLANVAEDIHRERRRAIHVAAGEAPQDSSLAATYRKLDAAQLDSATVAGALSGALVSPVITAHPTETRRRTIFEAQHRITQLMRLHAEGHTETDDGRSIELELRRQVLRLWQTALIRLARLQISDEIDVGLRYYQAALFEVIPQVNAEARDALRTRWPGADLLSEPILRPGSWIGGDRDGNPNVTADVVRRATGSAGFTALAHYLAELTALAQELSMSARLITVTTDLATLADACPEGARRDEPYRRALLVVRGRLTATAAQILDQQPQHALDLGLPPYARPAELRADLDTIDASMRTHGAALLADDRLARLREAVHVFGFHLSGLDMRQNSDVHEEVVSELFEWAGVHPNYRSLPEDERVKLLAAELSTRRPLVGDRTRLSDLARSELDVLAAAAYAVGTYGRAAVPNYIISMCQSVSDVLEAAILLKEVGLLDASGAEPYCPVGISPLFETIDDLHNGATILQAMLDLPLYRALVTARGGCQEVMLGYSDSNKDGGYLAANWAVYRAELALVETARKTGIRLRLFHGRGGTVGRGGGPSYQAILAQPPGAVSGSLRLTEQGEVIAAKYAEPQLARRNLESLLAATLESTLLDVEGLGDAAAPAYAVLDEVAALAQRAYAELVHETTGFVEYFKASTPVSEIGSLNIGSRPTSRKPTASIADLRAIPWVLAWSQSRVMLPGWYGTGSAFEQWIAAGPESEADRLAVLHDLYQRWPFFRSVLSNMAQVLAKSDLGLAARYAELVADESLRNRVFGMIIDEHQRTIATYKKITGQDDLLADNPALARSVFNRFPYLEPLNHLQAELLRRYRSGEDDELVQRGILLTMNGLASALRNSG